A genomic window from Candidatus Pelagisphaera phototrophica includes:
- a CDS encoding DUF1552 domain-containing protein, protein MTKRYIPRRTFLKGVGASFALPLLDAMVPAATATSRTAANGVRRLGYVFMPMGCDQSRWTPGSDDTLDKLSPILDSLSPVKDHTTVLTNMDLKPAYPGSHATSNSSFLSAAKAKVTESSDYYLGTTADQVAAKQIGQETQLPSLELAMDLMETVGQCDNGYACVYQNNLSWSSPTTPLPAEAHPRIVFENLFGEGGTPEERREALRKRASLLDSITEDMKRMKRDLGVRDRARLTEYLDAIREVERRIQKAELDSKDNPLPDLERPMGVPAMYADHARLMFDLQLLAYQGDITRISTFQIARETSNRSYPEIGVSDPHHPLSHHGDNPDKIERMSKINAFHVSLFAEYLEKLKNTREGNGSLLDNVLILYGSGIGNPNVHDHTNLPCIVAGGASGGMKGNRHIRYDKPTPLANLHLTLLDKVGVKIDSFGDSDGMINDLFEPLSV, encoded by the coding sequence ATAACTAAAAGGTATATACCCCGGAGAACCTTTCTAAAAGGCGTGGGAGCGTCGTTCGCATTGCCGCTACTCGATGCGATGGTTCCTGCCGCCACTGCTACCTCGAGAACGGCAGCCAACGGGGTGCGGCGTCTCGGCTACGTTTTCATGCCAATGGGCTGTGACCAATCAAGATGGACGCCTGGGAGCGACGACACGCTCGATAAGCTCTCGCCGATTCTCGATTCACTCTCTCCCGTTAAAGACCACACAACGGTGTTGACGAATATGGATTTGAAACCTGCTTACCCGGGGTCGCACGCGACTTCGAATTCTTCGTTCTTGAGCGCTGCGAAGGCGAAAGTGACCGAGAGTTCAGACTATTACCTTGGGACTACTGCGGACCAAGTTGCTGCTAAGCAAATCGGACAGGAAACCCAACTTCCCTCACTAGAGCTAGCCATGGATTTGATGGAGACGGTTGGCCAGTGCGACAATGGATACGCTTGCGTGTATCAAAACAATCTTTCTTGGTCTTCCCCTACAACTCCACTACCGGCGGAAGCCCACCCGCGCATCGTTTTTGAAAACCTTTTTGGTGAAGGCGGGACTCCTGAGGAAAGACGGGAGGCTTTGAGGAAGCGTGCGAGCCTACTCGATTCGATAACAGAAGATATGAAACGCATGAAGCGTGACTTGGGTGTTCGTGACCGAGCACGTTTAACAGAGTATTTGGACGCCATACGTGAAGTTGAAAGACGAATACAGAAAGCGGAATTAGATTCGAAAGACAACCCATTGCCAGATCTCGAACGCCCTATGGGAGTTCCAGCGATGTATGCGGATCATGCACGTCTAATGTTCGATCTCCAACTACTGGCGTATCAAGGTGACATTACACGAATTTCCACTTTTCAAATTGCGCGCGAAACCAGTAATCGCTCGTATCCTGAAATCGGTGTTTCCGATCCGCACCATCCACTTTCGCACCATGGTGACAATCCGGATAAGATTGAGCGCATGTCTAAGATCAATGCATTTCATGTTTCCTTGTTTGCGGAATATTTGGAGAAATTGAAGAATACTCGAGAAGGTAACGGCTCATTGTTAGACAATGTGCTAATTCTTTACGGAAGCGGTATTGGCAATCCCAATGTTCATGATCACACGAATCTGCCTTGCATCGTTGCGGGTGGAGCCTCCGGAGGGATGAAGGGAAATCGCCACATTCGGTATGACAAGCCTACGCCTTTAGCGAACTTGCATCTGACTCTTCTCGACAAGGTTGGGGTGAAAATCGATTCGTTTGGCGATAGTGACGGAATGATCAACGATCTGTTTGAACCGCTTTCGGTCTAA
- a CDS encoding DUF1592 domain-containing protein, whose amino-acid sequence MFFFSSKTSGEDYAIEEPLLDFVNEYCVSCHNPDKKKGKLDLETLLGTGVDQHFEVWDEVAWMLREREMPPEEEEDVKRPRESELESVAEWLEGKLIGLSDNGDERDPIISSKHGLVNQYCVSCHNPDERKGDLVLEGISLEDSEENPELWEKVIKRLDSRQMPPPDRKRPSEATYDAVLASITESLDAHASIHPKPGRVETFRRLNRTEYQNAIRDLLAVNIDAKSLLPKDDESHGFDNVTVGALSPSLLDRYISAAQKISRLAVGTPYRSPRGDTYRIRPDVTQEKHVDGLPIGTRGGTLIDYTFPQDGEYEIEVLLTRDRNEHVEGLKETHEMEILLDRSLVKRFTIDLPKGIRDHSQLDKHLKTRFSAKAGPRKLGVTFLQTPYSLLEIKREPFRAHYNHHRHPRLTPAVYQISITGPFEAKGAGDTPSRKKIFIKHPSDESAEESVAREILANLMKLAYRRSISNADLKRPMEFFKEGKEGGGFESGIEMALSSILVSPEFLFRVEKDPAGSKPGEAYRISDLELASRLSFFLWSSLPDEELLDLAIAGKLRNPGVLEAQVARMLDDEKAVNLVDNFASQWLHLRNLDSVVPDSRLYPDFDDNLRQSFRKETELFFESVMREDRSVLDLLKSDYTFLDERLAYHYDIPNIAGSRFRRVSLDLDHNRGGLLRQGSILTVTSYATRTSPVIRGSWILENIIGTPPPPPPPNIPALEENKVDATLSMREQLAEHRENPACAGCHNLMDPVGFALENFDAVGRWREYEDGTSIDVSGGLPDGSVFNGVGPLEEGLLERPELFVRTLSEKLLTFALGRGIEAHDAPAVRGIVRNARSNEYRFSSIILGIVKSVPFQMRAKPDGDYVAIRSQ is encoded by the coding sequence TTGTTTTTCTTTTCATCGAAAACGAGCGGAGAAGATTACGCGATCGAGGAGCCTCTTCTCGATTTCGTTAACGAATACTGTGTCAGTTGCCACAATCCAGACAAGAAAAAGGGAAAACTCGATCTCGAAACCCTCTTGGGGACTGGAGTTGACCAGCATTTTGAGGTTTGGGATGAGGTGGCCTGGATGCTGCGGGAACGCGAAATGCCGCCCGAAGAAGAGGAAGATGTGAAACGCCCTCGGGAATCTGAACTCGAATCGGTAGCGGAATGGCTGGAAGGAAAATTGATTGGATTGTCGGACAACGGGGATGAACGAGATCCGATCATTTCTTCCAAGCATGGGCTGGTAAATCAGTATTGTGTCAGTTGTCACAATCCGGATGAAAGAAAGGGCGACTTGGTCTTGGAAGGAATTTCGCTCGAGGATTCAGAGGAAAATCCTGAATTGTGGGAGAAGGTGATCAAACGGCTAGATTCACGTCAAATGCCTCCACCCGACCGGAAGCGGCCAAGCGAGGCTACTTATGATGCGGTGCTCGCTTCGATTACTGAATCGCTGGACGCCCACGCCTCAATTCACCCGAAGCCGGGACGCGTTGAGACGTTTCGTCGTTTGAATCGAACCGAGTATCAGAACGCGATTCGCGATCTTCTCGCAGTCAACATCGATGCGAAGAGCTTGCTCCCGAAGGACGATGAGAGCCATGGTTTTGATAACGTCACAGTGGGAGCGCTTTCCCCGAGCTTGCTCGACCGGTATATTTCAGCGGCTCAGAAGATCAGCCGCTTAGCAGTGGGAACGCCCTACCGTTCTCCAAGAGGAGATACCTATCGTATCCGTCCAGATGTTACGCAGGAAAAACATGTTGACGGACTTCCGATTGGCACCCGTGGCGGTACCCTCATCGACTATACGTTTCCCCAAGATGGTGAATACGAAATCGAAGTGCTTCTTACACGTGATCGCAATGAGCACGTGGAAGGACTGAAGGAGACTCACGAAATGGAGATCCTTCTCGATCGATCCCTGGTGAAACGGTTTACAATAGATCTTCCCAAAGGCATTCGAGATCATAGCCAATTGGATAAACACTTAAAGACGCGATTCAGTGCGAAGGCAGGTCCAAGGAAACTAGGGGTGACGTTTTTGCAAACTCCGTACTCTCTATTGGAAATTAAGCGAGAGCCCTTCCGTGCCCATTACAATCATCACCGTCACCCGCGTCTTACACCTGCAGTATATCAAATTTCCATTACGGGTCCTTTTGAGGCAAAAGGGGCAGGAGATACTCCTAGCCGGAAAAAGATCTTCATAAAGCATCCTTCCGATGAGAGTGCGGAGGAGTCCGTTGCCCGCGAGATCCTCGCGAACCTGATGAAGCTGGCTTATCGCCGTTCTATTTCCAATGCGGATCTAAAGCGCCCGATGGAATTCTTCAAGGAAGGTAAGGAAGGGGGTGGATTTGAATCTGGCATTGAGATGGCTTTGAGTTCCATTCTCGTGAGCCCTGAGTTTTTGTTTCGAGTGGAGAAAGATCCCGCGGGTTCGAAGCCCGGCGAGGCTTATCGGATCAGTGACTTGGAATTAGCGAGCCGATTGTCCTTCTTCCTCTGGAGCAGTTTGCCTGATGAGGAACTGCTAGATTTGGCGATTGCGGGCAAACTTCGTAATCCCGGAGTTCTGGAAGCACAGGTAGCCCGGATGCTTGACGACGAGAAGGCGGTTAACCTAGTAGATAATTTTGCGAGCCAATGGTTGCATCTGCGAAACTTGGATTCGGTTGTGCCCGATTCGAGGTTGTATCCAGACTTCGATGATAATTTGAGGCAGTCCTTTCGAAAAGAGACAGAGCTGTTTTTCGAAAGTGTAATGAGGGAGGATCGAAGCGTCCTGGATTTGCTAAAATCGGACTATACTTTTCTTGACGAGCGATTGGCCTACCATTACGACATCCCAAACATTGCAGGTAGCCGGTTCCGCCGGGTCAGTCTTGATCTGGATCACAATCGAGGTGGGTTGCTTCGACAAGGCAGTATCCTTACAGTTACTTCTTACGCAACGCGAACCTCACCGGTTATCCGAGGAAGCTGGATTCTAGAAAACATAATAGGAACGCCCCCACCCCCGCCCCCTCCGAACATTCCCGCTCTTGAGGAGAATAAAGTGGATGCGACGCTTTCAATGAGGGAGCAATTGGCGGAACATCGTGAGAATCCGGCGTGTGCCGGCTGCCACAACCTGATGGATCCTGTGGGATTTGCATTGGAGAATTTCGATGCCGTTGGCCGCTGGAGGGAATACGAAGATGGTACGTCGATTGATGTATCGGGCGGATTGCCCGATGGAAGCGTTTTCAACGGAGTAGGGCCGCTCGAGGAGGGCCTATTGGAGCGCCCGGAACTTTTTGTTCGTACTTTAAGTGAAAAATTGCTTACATTTGCGCTAGGTAGGGGAATCGAAGCCCATGACGCCCCAGCAGTTCGGGGGATCGTGAGAAACGCACGATCAAACGAATACAGGTTTTCGTCGATAATACTAGGTATCGTGAAAAGCGTGCCGTTTCAGATGAGAGCTAAACCAGACGGTGATTACGTAGCAATCCGTTCGCAATAG
- a CDS encoding phosphoribosyltransferase family protein, with translation MTEPKYIVVGNSSDDPFAIDVAFAMGQGEDVADLISMKRFANSEFCPRFISDEQDFSEIGNKLSGKSIIIVSTSSLVMSRQSLAMRNLMIARAAKENGAAEVILVEPDLYYSAQDRGPRPNLGKTEVERDLKDLKKFDGQLFTAKLYAQMLKLAGVDRVLTVHNHSFSVQAMFSEVFDGKFYNLIPYDIYVDYLLNSDIVDYEDAGEGLALCAPDKGAREFVKEMFAQLGLDKAKFVLLDKERISERQVEIKIHEESETKLEDIQGHDIVLFDDMVRTGSTVVKSCQLLKQVNPGKTVFALTHFYASEEGRVKMANTAIDEILTLNTIPTVLNRDIQGRLRKKMVVLKIEKWLALNLCRILSLPQPDMGDSLYSIDMSSKNTRWKRKIWLSEQLKALNQG, from the coding sequence ATGACTGAACCAAAATACATTGTCGTTGGAAATTCCTCAGATGATCCGTTCGCTATCGACGTCGCCTTCGCGATGGGTCAGGGGGAGGATGTCGCGGACCTCATCAGCATGAAGCGGTTCGCCAATTCGGAATTCTGTCCGCGTTTCATTTCGGATGAGCAGGATTTTTCCGAAATCGGAAACAAGCTGAGCGGAAAAAGCATTATAATCGTCAGCACGAGCAGTCTCGTGATGAGCCGTCAGAGCCTCGCGATGCGAAACTTGATGATTGCTCGGGCAGCGAAAGAGAACGGCGCCGCGGAGGTGATTCTCGTAGAGCCCGATCTGTACTACAGTGCCCAAGACCGAGGACCGCGACCGAATTTGGGCAAAACCGAAGTTGAACGCGACCTGAAGGATCTCAAGAAATTCGATGGCCAGCTTTTTACTGCGAAGCTGTACGCGCAGATGCTGAAGCTAGCGGGAGTGGATCGAGTGCTAACGGTCCACAATCACTCTTTCTCAGTGCAAGCAATGTTTAGCGAAGTCTTCGATGGGAAGTTTTACAACTTGATTCCCTATGACATCTACGTCGACTACTTGTTGAATTCAGATATTGTCGACTACGAAGATGCTGGAGAAGGGTTGGCGCTTTGCGCCCCAGACAAGGGAGCCAGGGAGTTCGTTAAGGAGATGTTTGCCCAACTTGGACTCGACAAGGCAAAGTTTGTCCTTCTCGACAAGGAAAGGATTAGTGAGCGGCAGGTTGAAATCAAAATCCATGAGGAAAGTGAAACGAAGCTCGAGGATATTCAAGGTCATGACATCGTTCTTTTCGATGATATGGTGCGGACTGGTTCGACGGTAGTTAAATCCTGTCAGCTATTGAAGCAAGTAAACCCAGGTAAGACTGTTTTTGCTCTGACGCACTTTTACGCAAGCGAGGAGGGTCGAGTAAAAATGGCCAATACGGCGATCGACGAAATCCTTACGCTCAACACCATTCCAACGGTGCTCAATCGCGATATTCAGGGGCGGCTTCGCAAGAAAATGGTCGTACTAAAAATTGAAAAGTGGCTCGCCCTAAATTTGTGTCGTATCCTTAGCCTGCCGCAACCGGACATGGGCGACAGTCTCTACTCTATCGACATGTCTTCAAAAAATACCCGGTGGAAACGCAAGATCTGGCTCAGTGAGCAGCTAAAGGCCCTAAATCAAGGCTAG
- a CDS encoding SDR family NAD(P)-dependent oxidoreductase has product MSELEFKGKVAVVTGAGIGIGFEICRSLALEGAQVILNDLDELVAESAAEKIRSEGGVCQAVGGDASDPKFASSLIGHAVERFGSIHIAIANAGITTYGAFLDYSVEKFQKLVSLNLQGSFFLAQAAALRMKTQSTGGRMLFMSSVTGHQSHPYLVPYGMTKAALRMLAKGLVGELSQYAITVNAISPGAVLTERTTGDDPTFEDGWRGTIPMGRVATVQDIANAALFLVSDKANHITGQTLLVDGGWTTASQLPNLQIPED; this is encoded by the coding sequence ATGTCAGAGCTTGAATTTAAGGGAAAAGTTGCAGTCGTAACCGGTGCAGGGATCGGGATTGGATTCGAGATTTGTCGTTCTCTGGCGCTTGAGGGTGCTCAGGTGATCCTCAATGATCTGGATGAACTGGTAGCGGAAAGTGCCGCAGAAAAGATCCGAAGTGAAGGAGGGGTTTGTCAGGCGGTGGGAGGCGATGCCAGCGATCCAAAGTTCGCGTCTTCGCTCATAGGCCATGCCGTTGAACGATTTGGCTCGATTCATATCGCAATTGCGAATGCAGGAATCACGACCTACGGAGCCTTTCTCGACTATTCAGTGGAGAAGTTCCAGAAGCTGGTGAGTTTAAACCTGCAAGGGTCGTTCTTTCTAGCTCAAGCAGCGGCGCTGCGTATGAAGACGCAGAGTACGGGAGGACGGATGCTTTTCATGTCCTCCGTTACGGGGCATCAGTCTCATCCTTATTTGGTTCCCTACGGAATGACTAAGGCTGCACTGCGTATGCTGGCGAAAGGGCTCGTGGGAGAGCTTTCCCAGTATGCAATTACGGTAAACGCTATCTCCCCCGGGGCGGTGCTTACCGAGCGGACAACGGGTGACGACCCCACCTTCGAGGATGGCTGGCGCGGGACGATTCCTATGGGGCGAGTCGCCACGGTTCAGGATATCGCCAACGCGGCCCTTTTTCTGGTATCTGACAAGGCAAATCACATCACTGGGCAAACCCTGCTAGTTGATGGCGGTTGGACCACCGCAAGTCAGTTGCCTAATCTTCAGATACCAGAGGACTAG
- a CDS encoding MATE family efflux transporter, whose product MLGRLEKRWREPGGYRQLLIVAIPLILSMGSHSILIFVDRVFLARYSADALAAAQPAGMLNFSILCFFLGVSIYTSTFVAQYTGAKKPEKVGPSVWQGIYIAFIGGLTLPLFAPFADEIFALIGHTPEVQKNEATFFSILTFGAFFFLANGAFSCFYSGRGKSWTIVWMNLSMTIINIVLDYVLIFGKFGFPEMGIAGAAIATLASSATIMFAYAALICSKRNNERFQTRTNWHFNKPLFQRMIRFGTPSGVHFFLDVMGFTIFVLIIGRIGIVELAASNIVLNINLLSLLPMIGLGTATSIMVGQFQGAQNSGLAVKTTYSALHMAVIHSSIMATLYWLIPDVLISPFIHEASGGNLPQLEETSIKLLRFFIVIVFFDSLIIMSGGALKGSGDTKFVMTTLAVTSIFLLVIPSYLLIEVFQKPVTYAWISVVANLGIVGVVFFLRFHSGKWHKIEVIER is encoded by the coding sequence ATGTTGGGACGACTTGAAAAGCGGTGGCGAGAACCGGGTGGCTATCGGCAACTCCTAATCGTTGCGATCCCCCTGATTCTCAGCATGGGCTCGCATTCGATTCTCATCTTCGTCGATCGCGTCTTTCTTGCCCGTTATTCCGCAGATGCCCTTGCCGCTGCCCAGCCCGCGGGAATGCTCAATTTTTCCATTCTATGTTTCTTTCTTGGAGTCTCAATCTACACGTCGACCTTCGTGGCGCAATACACAGGAGCCAAAAAGCCCGAGAAAGTAGGACCCTCAGTATGGCAAGGAATCTACATCGCGTTCATTGGTGGTTTAACACTTCCCCTGTTCGCCCCGTTCGCTGATGAAATTTTCGCACTGATCGGCCACACCCCTGAAGTCCAGAAAAACGAGGCGACGTTCTTCAGTATCCTAACTTTTGGGGCATTTTTCTTTTTAGCCAATGGAGCATTTTCCTGCTTCTATTCTGGCCGGGGAAAGTCATGGACCATCGTTTGGATGAATCTGTCGATGACGATCATCAATATCGTCTTAGACTATGTTCTAATATTTGGAAAGTTCGGTTTTCCCGAGATGGGAATCGCCGGCGCCGCTATCGCCACCCTCGCTTCTTCAGCAACGATCATGTTTGCCTACGCAGCCCTCATTTGCTCGAAGCGGAACAACGAGAGATTCCAAACCAGAACCAACTGGCATTTCAACAAGCCGCTGTTTCAACGAATGATTCGCTTTGGGACGCCTTCAGGGGTCCACTTCTTTCTCGATGTCATGGGTTTTACGATTTTCGTGCTCATAATCGGTAGGATCGGGATTGTCGAGCTCGCTGCGAGCAACATAGTCCTGAACATCAATCTCCTTAGCCTCCTCCCCATGATAGGACTCGGAACCGCTACCAGTATTATGGTGGGACAATTTCAAGGAGCACAGAACAGCGGGCTTGCGGTCAAAACGACCTACTCCGCCCTACATATGGCCGTTATACATAGTTCGATAATGGCTACATTGTATTGGCTGATCCCCGACGTTCTCATTAGCCCTTTCATACATGAAGCCTCTGGTGGCAACCTTCCTCAACTAGAGGAAACGAGTATTAAGTTGCTGCGGTTTTTCATCGTTATCGTCTTTTTCGATTCACTGATCATAATGAGTGGAGGAGCACTCAAGGGATCAGGTGATACCAAATTTGTCATGACCACCCTCGCGGTCACTTCGATTTTCCTACTTGTTATTCCTTCGTATCTATTGATCGAAGTTTTCCAAAAGCCTGTTACGTACGCATGGATCAGCGTAGTTGCGAATCTCGGCATCGTGGGAGTCGTGTTCTTCCTGCGATTCCATTCCGGAAAGTGGCACAAGATCGAAGTGATTGAGCGGTAG
- the ilvC gene encoding ketol-acid reductoisomerase codes for MSRKNYFNTLTLAQKLEQLGRCRFMDRSEFDGVEALKGKKIVIVGCGAQGLNQGLNLRDSGLDVSYALRDEAISQQRQSWKNATENGFVAGAYEELLPTADLVLNLTPDKQHAAVVASVQPHMKQGACLSYSHGFNIVEEGAEIREDLTVVMVAPKSPGTEVREEYKRGFGVPTLLAVHTENDPNGEGWDIAKAYAAGTGGDRAGCLESSFIAEVKSDLMGEQTILCGLLQAGSLLCFDKMVEQGMDEGWASKFVQHAFDTICESLKHGGITNMMDRLSNPAKIKAFELSEQMKGIMRDLFDKHQEDIMSGAFSSGMMADWDNDDKDLLAWREATNETAFEKSNPTDVDISEQDYYDKGILMVAMIRAGVELAFESMTNAGIKAESAYYESLHETPLIANLIGRKKLYEMNKVISDTAEYGCYLFSNVTVPLLGDFMKGVNVDVIGKGLDVLDNQVDNQRLIEVNTVVRSHPVEKVGATLRGYMTAMKQIAVG; via the coding sequence ATGAGCAGAAAAAACTATTTCAATACTCTGACTTTAGCTCAGAAACTGGAACAACTCGGACGGTGCCGATTTATGGATCGCTCTGAGTTCGACGGCGTGGAAGCGTTGAAGGGGAAGAAGATCGTGATTGTGGGCTGTGGCGCCCAGGGTCTGAACCAAGGCCTTAACCTGCGGGACTCTGGGTTGGATGTCAGCTATGCTCTGCGAGACGAAGCGATTTCCCAGCAGCGCCAGTCGTGGAAGAACGCGACTGAAAACGGATTTGTGGCAGGCGCTTACGAGGAGCTGCTTCCGACAGCCGATTTGGTCCTGAATCTGACTCCTGACAAGCAGCACGCCGCAGTAGTAGCATCGGTTCAGCCTCACATGAAACAGGGGGCATGTTTATCATACAGTCATGGTTTCAACATCGTAGAAGAGGGTGCGGAAATTCGTGAAGATCTGACGGTTGTTATGGTCGCTCCGAAAAGCCCAGGCACTGAGGTCCGTGAGGAGTATAAGCGCGGTTTTGGAGTCCCAACTCTTTTGGCGGTTCACACCGAGAACGATCCCAATGGCGAGGGCTGGGACATTGCGAAAGCGTATGCCGCTGGAACGGGTGGAGATCGTGCCGGCTGTCTCGAATCCAGTTTCATTGCAGAAGTGAAGTCCGACCTGATGGGGGAGCAAACGATCCTGTGTGGTCTGCTCCAGGCGGGATCGCTTCTTTGCTTCGATAAAATGGTCGAGCAAGGAATGGACGAAGGTTGGGCCAGCAAGTTTGTTCAGCACGCCTTCGATACCATTTGCGAATCGCTCAAGCATGGCGGCATCACGAATATGATGGACCGTCTCAGCAATCCGGCGAAAATCAAAGCGTTCGAATTGTCTGAGCAAATGAAAGGCATTATGCGCGATCTTTTCGACAAGCACCAAGAGGACATCATGTCCGGCGCGTTTTCGTCAGGTATGATGGCGGATTGGGACAACGACGACAAGGACTTGCTCGCATGGCGGGAGGCTACGAATGAGACGGCGTTCGAAAAGTCGAATCCAACTGATGTTGATATATCAGAACAGGATTACTACGACAAAGGTATCCTCATGGTCGCGATGATTCGGGCGGGGGTTGAATTGGCCTTCGAGTCGATGACGAACGCGGGAATCAAAGCGGAATCGGCCTATTACGAGTCACTTCACGAAACCCCACTAATCGCCAACTTGATTGGTCGGAAAAAGCTTTACGAGATGAATAAGGTAATTTCGGATACGGCTGAGTACGGCTGTTACCTGTTTTCGAATGTCACGGTTCCTTTACTGGGCGATTTCATGAAAGGGGTTAATGTTGACGTGATTGGAAAGGGACTCGACGTTTTAGACAATCAAGTAGACAACCAGCGCCTCATAGAAGTGAATACGGTAGTCCGAAGTCATCCCGTCGAAAAAGTTGGAGCCACCTTGCGCGGCTACATGACAGCGATGAAGCAGATTGCGGTTGGCTAG
- the modF gene encoding molybdate ABC transporter ATP-binding protein ModF, protein MILKILHYRTLQIDHWEIHSGETWCLLGGNASGKGLLATLLTGKEKPEKGEIIDLPAPTIWASFERQQEIYERELKNDETDYLDRFDPGTTSLEMLLQSGCSNSEALELSHEMHIEEILERGYKLLSSGEARKVLLLKEILSRPELLILDEPFEGLDVQSRRELIELTQKLVDSGQKLLFLVNRIDDIPVFATHLGLIQRGQLVEYGPKENVIQKPEFKQIVELDQSSVPELPPPPVETSKSFDTIVRLRNCSVKYEKTIQFDGFDWELKSGEHTLITGPNGAGKSTLLQLLSGDHPQCYQNDINIFGYQRGTGESIWDIKKHIGIVSASLHRDYRAPGNTLTTVVSGFYDSIGLYQQATPTERQLALKWLEIMGLSDQANVFFRQLSWGQQRLALIARGLIKQPPLLILDEPTQGLDDLNRHLVLAFIEKLAGLKNTTLLFVSHRQDEHLSLFKQRVEFSPSNRDGVQFELGLIQDRNTSN, encoded by the coding sequence ATGATCCTGAAGATTCTTCACTACCGGACCCTCCAAATCGATCATTGGGAAATTCACTCTGGTGAAACTTGGTGCTTGCTTGGCGGAAACGCATCCGGAAAGGGCCTCCTCGCCACACTTCTCACAGGAAAAGAGAAACCGGAAAAGGGCGAAATCATCGACCTCCCTGCCCCAACTATATGGGCTTCGTTCGAACGTCAGCAGGAGATTTACGAACGGGAGCTTAAGAATGATGAAACCGACTATCTAGACCGGTTCGACCCCGGAACAACCAGTCTCGAGATGCTCCTGCAGTCGGGATGCTCTAATTCAGAGGCCCTCGAACTCTCGCACGAGATGCACATCGAAGAGATCTTGGAACGCGGTTACAAGCTTCTCTCTAGCGGAGAGGCTCGCAAGGTCCTCCTCCTAAAAGAGATCCTTTCCAGGCCAGAACTCCTAATCCTAGACGAGCCTTTCGAAGGCCTCGACGTTCAATCTCGCAGAGAGCTTATTGAGCTGACTCAAAAGCTCGTTGATTCGGGCCAGAAGCTGTTGTTTCTCGTCAACCGCATCGACGATATTCCAGTTTTCGCCACCCATCTCGGACTAATCCAAAGGGGTCAGCTTGTTGAATACGGGCCTAAAGAAAATGTCATCCAAAAGCCGGAATTCAAACAAATCGTTGAACTGGACCAATCATCCGTTCCCGAACTGCCACCCCCTCCGGTTGAGACTTCAAAATCATTTGATACTATAGTCCGCCTTCGTAATTGCTCGGTTAAGTACGAAAAAACGATTCAGTTCGACGGCTTCGACTGGGAATTGAAATCTGGAGAACACACTCTAATCACGGGACCAAACGGCGCGGGAAAATCCACCCTGCTCCAGCTCCTTTCGGGAGACCACCCTCAATGCTACCAGAACGATATCAATATTTTCGGCTATCAACGCGGTACTGGAGAGAGCATCTGGGACATCAAAAAGCACATCGGTATCGTATCGGCATCTCTCCATCGCGACTATCGTGCTCCAGGAAACACTCTTACCACGGTTGTATCCGGATTTTATGACAGTATCGGGCTGTATCAGCAAGCGACACCCACTGAAAGGCAGTTAGCCCTGAAATGGCTCGAAATCATGGGACTTAGCGATCAGGCAAACGTTTTCTTCCGACAACTTTCATGGGGCCAGCAGCGACTCGCCCTAATCGCCCGCGGACTGATAAAGCAGCCACCTTTGCTCATCCTGGATGAACCGACCCAAGGTCTAGACGATCTCAATCGGCACTTGGTACTCGCTTTTATAGAAAAGCTGGCCGGTTTGAAGAATACGACTCTTCTCTTCGTCAGCCATCGACAGGACGAACATCTGAGTCTTTTCAAGCAGCGGGTCGAGTTTTCGCCTTCAAACCGGGACGGAGTACAATTCGAGCTTGGTCTTATCCAAGACCGTAATACGTCGAACTAG
- a CDS encoding MerC domain-containing protein, with protein sequence MKTIVPASYVAKLDLAGMGLSVACAIHCLATPVLLSTLSVLGFEFLGHEGFESGMIAAIALLAGFTFINGFRMHGKKGHFLLGVIGLAIFLLVRPFVDHSLEPYATLLGGTAFVLGHFLNWKWSKPCEDC encoded by the coding sequence ATGAAAACGATTGTTCCCGCGAGTTACGTAGCGAAATTGGATCTGGCAGGCATGGGCTTGTCAGTGGCCTGCGCCATTCATTGCTTGGCGACCCCGGTACTCTTGAGTACCTTGTCCGTTTTAGGTTTCGAGTTTTTAGGGCACGAAGGGTTCGAATCAGGAATGATTGCGGCGATCGCACTTCTAGCGGGTTTCACGTTCATAAACGGCTTCCGGATGCACGGGAAAAAAGGCCATTTTCTTCTGGGCGTAATCGGATTAGCGATTTTTCTGCTGGTCCGGCCATTTGTTGACCATTCTCTGGAGCCCTATGCGACGCTGCTTGGAGGAACTGCTTTTGTATTGGGCCATTTCCTAAATTGGAAATGGTCGAAGCCTTGCGAGGATTGCTGA